GGAAGAGCGAATATGAGCAGCCACCCGCACCGGAATATGGGTCTGGGTACGGGAGGAAGAGCAAATATGAGCAGCCACCCGCACCGGAATATGAATCCGGTTATGGCCGGAAGACCGAGTATGAGCAGCCACCCGCACCGGAATATGGATCCGGTTATGGCCGGAAGACCGATTATGAGACTACCGAATCGGAATACGGATCTGGGTATGGCCGGAAGCCCGAGGATGAAGCGCCCCCATCAGAGTATGGATCTGGATACGGGAGGAAGCCGAGTTATGGGGAGGAACAGGGTAGCGGTGGTTACGGGTATGGAGGGAGGAGTGAGAGGCCTGAGTACGAGAGTACTGAGCATGAGAGGCCGAGTTATGGGGACGAGCCGCCTCGGAGGCAGAGTTATGGGCGGTCCGAGGAGGAGAGCTATGAGAGgcgtgatgatgatgatggtggcgAGAGGCGCAAGTATGGATACGGTGAAGAGGGTGAAGAGGGCTATGGGCGCAAGAAATACGTAAGTATTTATGTTCTCCAATCACCATTTCCTTACTATATGTTCACTTCCAACCATAGTCTTTGATGTTTATATGATATATGTTGTTCTCCGTTTCTATATCTCCtaaaattagaaaacaaaaCTTTATATATTATGAATGATTTTCCCTCATTATCTGCTAGTTTTGCTACGAGTTTTATCTTGTGAGAGCTTTTCATGATTTAGTTACAAAGCTGCTACTGACATCTCATTGTTACAATAGTTCAGCATTCTCATAATAGACAGGCAGACATTCTATATAGGTTGAGAACGAATGAATTtcaatagtttttttatttttatttttgatagttaataagagaattttattccaagtaaaaaGGTATAGCGCAAGTAAACAGGATGTATGCAAGTgaatacacctaaatacaagctaaaaCAAAATACGACTAAAACAGAACATTACAAATGTTCTCATCccttacaatatttttcacCCAAAAACTTAAAAGTGCTAAAGAAAAACTCCCTAAGTTCCCTATAGTTAGTTCacaatcttcaaaacatcttccattCCTCTCTAATCATAGGCACCAAAATAAACACAAGGGGATCATCCTCCACATTGCTGCACTGCCTCTACTCCTCACAAAACCTTGCCAGCAAGCCAAGAAATCCACCACATGCATAGGCATCACCCAATCAATGCCTACACTtgcaaaaatctcattccacaacttCGTCACGACCTCGCAATGAAGAAATAGAACAGATTCACCACCATCCTTCTTACACATATAATACCAATCAATGAACGGTAAACctctcttcctcaaattatccatGATTAATATTTTCCAAAGAGACACCAGCCAACAAAAGAAAGCAACCTTGCTAGTTACCTTGGCCCTCCAAATATATTTCAGGGATAGTCTTTAGCTCCCTGACTAATTAACACCTTGTAAAAAGATTTCATAGAAAATTTGGAGTTATTATCTTGCACTCACAGCAGACTATCCTAACTTGAAACGCTTCAATGGAAAGTCCAAagcacatggcctatactccaaaagaagtagtcaatgatacaattggagcctaTTGGAattttataaagagcaagaactccTTATTCCCAAGTAATATGGGATCTCATTCATCACCTACCCTTGTCCTTATCATTatcatatgggatatcacaatcTCTCTCGCTCCCTTTAAATTCCCAACGTCCTTTTAGGGCATATCCATTATAGGTAGCACAGCTTAAGTCCCACATCTCTGGTTGGGATAGGTTTTGATACAATTTGTAGCGCCCTAATGGAAGGTTCAAACCACATGGTCTATACTTCGAAATGACTAGTCAGTGATAAAATTGGAGTCTCAttggaatattataaagagcaagaactcttccttcccaagcaatttgggatctcattcaccacctacccttatctttatcatatggggtatcacatccaTATGCTGATCAATcttcatatcatataatcctCCAAAAAAATCAGGTACTTCACCCACTTCCCAGTCTTGCACATCTCTGTTAAATTCCAGAATCCAATGTAACATGCTATTAGAAAACTGATAAGAATCAGCCACTGCAGCCCCTTTATCTCTAGCAATCCTAAAAAGATTATCCTATACATACTTAGGAGCTGAATCCCCACACCAAGTATCATGCCAAAAATTGGGGTAGATATTCTGGAGGTATGGAGAATTGGAGTTTTGAGGGCGATGGAGTTTCCATCATCCCAGACTGGGGGACCTTTATCATGTACAATGTATGGAGAAGTTGGGGTAGATATTCTAGAGGTGCTTTGCTTATTAGCATATACAGCTCTTTTTGAGTTACTACCCAAAATTTTTGTGCAGTGGCACTGTGTGTCTGGGACCAGGGATGTACAGATCCAATGGTCCCAAGTCCCAAGAGTGTGGATGTTTTGTTTCGAACTCATGATGTATATTTTATACAGTTTGTCCAGGACGCACCCTTGGGATTATGCATCACTGAAACATTAATAGCCAAATaaccaattttcaaaataataataaattacagtTCTCAGGGTAGTAACTTCCAAACAATAATGTTTTGACCATTTTCCTTCAGTATATGATTTGAATCTAAACCAGTTGGTAATGCTTAAGCAATTTTACAGTTGATACATATAAATCATGAAACACCTCTTGGTCATTACATACAAAGACAACTATTCCAATTATTTCTATTCCACTAATGTGTTGAGAAGTTTGGTCTTTTTATCTGATCATACTCATATGAATGAATGTGGCAGGGAGATGATGGCTCTGATGATGATGAGGAGAAGCGCCAACATCATGGGCGTCACCACCACCGCAAGAGCTATGATGATGAGTGATTGGAATGGAATGCAGGTTGCTTTGTGAATGGGATTCGTGCCATAATTTGATACTAAATAAAGGGTTGAGGCATGACTTCCTTCGAGTCCTTTTTCAAGTGGTATTGTACTGGTACAAGTCTGGAGTGTTCCATACTCGTCGTGTTTGGCTATGTAAACTCAAGAGTATACCTCAGTAGTATACCTCAGTGTgtgcttttaaataaaatcccaTACACCTGGGCTGCTGTGTGTTCAATCATCTCTATTTCGTTCAGCTTGTTCATGTTTTTTGGAGTCGTATACATTTTTATTGGTCTCGAAGTTTTAACATATCAGGTTGATAGAGAACATGCCATTTCGAAAGTGGAACAAGTTAAATAGGCCGGTGGAAGAAGAAACTACATAAAGGTTTTCCAATAACAAATTACCTCTGGCTAATGATGGGTAGTGTTACTATGTAGGGCTCTGCATCTTTGGGGAGAACACCAGTTTTTTCGGTTCATCTAAAGAGTGACATTTGAGCGATTTGATTGTTTCTTTCAATTGTAATTTAGATACGAGTAATGTTATATTCTCTTTTCTTATCTCGCTAGGTAGATGTATCACTTTTCATATCCTTGGATcatcctttatatttaaaaaaataaataaaaagatttaaagATTGATGAGTAATGTCATCttattataataagataaacgTGAGATGAGGGTGCAGTATGCTTTTAGATCAGGAGTTATGCCTTATTTATCCAGCACCAGCTTAAGAAGCCGTCTAAAGAGCCTTTAAGAAAGAATTCAGTGCACGTGCGTTCGGATTAACAAAAAGTCCTAGTTTTGGCATTCAGTGCCCCATTGGACTTGGGAAATACTATGGCACTAATACATTAtgataaaaacttaaaaaggaaAACACTTTGCCACGCCAATCTGCAACTATTTATTGGAGTAACACAACCACAACAGCAGAAAATCCAAAGATGGTAACAACGCAATTTTTCGCATTTTGAAAATAGGTTGTTTTCTACAAAACTATCAACCACATGAACTCAAAAAGTGTGAGGGACTTCCCTAGAATTGCTTAAAACTAGTTTTGCAAGTAGCACGACTAGTCCAACAAATGGATTGGTGATGATTTATAGCCtatgaaacattaaaagaaaataccAGAAAAGGAAATTGGTGGTCAAATTAGATAACCTTCTTTCTCTGGAAGAATGTCTTCAGATGCCATAACTGCAAACCAGCTACTGACAAGCAAACCACAAGCGAGAGGAAACTAAAGGTAGCCATCTTGGAGTTGGTTGCTCTATTGAGTTGTTGCATTTCTTCCTCCCTAGATCACCAAGGACAAAGATACATCATGTATAGCTAAAATGGAATGGTGCCCCTCATCAAAAAACAAACCAGAGCACACATAGGGGAAAAATTAGGAGAAATTAGTGCCAAATATTCATAAAAAGTAAATTGTGTTTGTACCTGTCACGAAGATAAAACATCTCATCATGAATGGATGAGACAGTCTCATACAATTTCTTCAACTCAAGTTCCATCTCCTAGCACGATACATGAAACCATGCATCAGCAGACCATACATGTGAAATATACATTTCTGCTAATCGTAAAATAACCAAACTGAAGAACCAAAACAATTAAGATGAGTCAGATgacaacttaaaattaatatccATAAAAATACAACATTAATAGCAAATTCAAGCAGGACTCAGATAGAGAGATCCGGCAAGATACTCAATCCAATAGTCAAGAATGGGTTAAGTTCATTGACAATAATGCATGTTCCTAATCCAATGGTAAAGCTGGGCCTCTCACATCCATAACTTATTATCTCTGATGTTAtaagtaagttttttttttttttttttcctgatattATAAGGAGTTAATCCAAAGTTTTATCTTTCCACAGCCTAAAATGCAAAGGCAATTTTATACAATAACAACTCATtcataatcaaatcaaaatcaaaaccaaaataaaattttaaaaatatatattatattatgcaTTAATAGTAGTTGTCgattagttgttagtttatcTTCAAAACTCTGATAAATCTCTTTCAACTACCATTCTCTATGGTGGATGTCCGCTAAAAATAGTCAGTCTTGTTTTCCTCTCTTTCCTAATCATGATAGCGCGCTATCATTTTTATCGTATCATGATATAGTGGATAAGAGTAGGGTTGGGTTGGTTTggttaataaaattaaactttctctcgtcaaattttatataattattatatttttttgaatttttatataaaatataataaataatttaatttttcaaaattttaaaataaaattaatattaaaaaattatattataataatattttatttaacttttaataaaatatctcaactcgtctcatcttaattatataaacaaacgaaacttaaagaaaagaatagattgaaataataaataatagataaatattcttatttaagtatatttttggGAAAGGCAGGGCAAGGGTCTGGGATTTGGTCACCCCACCCTGGCGGTTCCGCTAGTGCTTTCAATTATTACATTGCATTAAACATTTGtcataagagaaatgatatacacacaacatatttcacaacaatTTGCACAACACATATAGTAAAataagggtatttttgtaaagtgttattaattttataaggcagtttataaaaatacctctcttttcaaatattgttgtgtaaaatgttgtaaaatgtAATGTATGTTTATGAGTTTCCTTGTCGTAAATGGGAAGCGGACTTTCCTTCTTCGTCTCATTTACTAGCTTAGTGCAGTACATGTATTGCTTCATTGGTGAAATGTCATGTATTTCAGTTCCATGTGGATTGCTTTTGTCTCAGTTTTGACTTGAAAATTTAGCAAATCTTCTCTTCTTAAGCTTATATTTCTCTATCCATTTACCTACAAATTCAAGGGAAATACCCAAACCCAAATCACTCTCGGCATCAACACAGTAGTTTAAAAGGCGAAATGAAAACTTACTTCAATCTGGCCTTTCTTAGCAACGTTAGACCAGTCTTTTGCAGCAATGCCAGTTTTCCAATCAAAATCAACCACCACTGTCACCGGGGGTTTATGATCAGGGGTCCAAAAGCAAGCTATGTAATCACCAGTTTCAACCCCAGTAAATGCAAAATTACCAGATTCCACTCGATTCTCGTAGTGATAACTATGACCGTGAGGCGAATTGACCTGAAACACAAACATGAAACAACCAACCATCTTAGCTAGCTATCACATTAATCCTCCAAAACCCAACTAAACCTTCTTATTACATCAATATCTCTGattctattaattaaaaaaaaaaaaaaaaaaaaaaaaaaccccaacaGAGTGTAccaatttttatatatgaaaaactctatttattatGCCTcacatgttatatttatttttatatatgaaaaactctatttgtaaaaaaatatgcaaaatgaCTGCATTAAtctcctaaaaaaaataaaaataaaaaactcattaCCCTGACGTTGATCTTGTGGGTATCGGGGACGGGAAAGCTTTCAGTATTGGAATAGACGACGTGGTACTTGCCCACGGTCATGGCGTTGCCCTTGATGTCCTCCGATATGCATTTTGTGGCGCCCGATTTAAGGTCGAAACGCATCGATTCCGCAGACATTgtgaatattattaatattcctATGCGCCTTACAATCAGATCATGCAGATTCATTACTAAACCACACATCTCGATCTCCACAAAAGAGAACCTTCAAATTTGGCGAACAGAGCTTCTTAACTTCTGGGATTCTAAGgttgttttttttggtttttttaaccTTTCCGTGATCCGATTAAGGCTGAGGATGCTGCACATAATATCACAACCGAAATATCATTAGATGACGAGGagtatgttatttatttatttatttttagggttAAAACTTAAGTCAATTATGATAGGCTGTGCTTGAACTGACGTGGCAGTATCACATCATATAAACGAGTCTTAAGGGCAGAATTTCTCCATCCTAATGACCGTAACATGCATCACAGCGAGCAACTTTGGTATTCAATTTCACACGCTTTAAATTCGTGACAAGTAGAGAGGTGGGGTACAAGAATTAAAGCTGATTTTTTTACATGCGGGCGAGACAGACACAGAATGGTTTCTCGTCAATGGCGTAGGGCGGCCTGGACTTGAATTTCCATCAAAATTCCAGTGGTTAGCTAAGAGAAATAAATGTTCAATAACTTTGAGAATGACAGACAGATGAACAAAACGTCAAGTAGACAGTGCAAGTAGATATATGGTGCTCTCAGGCCTAACGAGAAAAACGACGGCCGAGACCATTTCAAACCAGATACTCATGGAGTATACAATCATCTGCTAGTAAACATATAGTTTTGTTCTTCTTCAAGGTATTCACACTAAAAAGACTCAAAAAAGAAGCATGCCAATGCAGAGCCTGCCGTAGCTAATTGAATTTATGCCTTCATGCATGCTCGGTACTGGGATACGTACTAATCTGCAAATTAAAgcagctgttttttttttttcatagaagATGAAGTTCGGAAAAGAATTCGAATCACAGATGGTGCAAGAATGGCAAAAAGCATACATGGACTACAACGGTCTCAAAACAGTCTTGAAAGATATCTTGCGGTTCAAACAAAGAAACGCATCAACGCCAGTGGCATCGACCCCACGAAGATCTTTGAAAAGAAGAATGTCCCTATACAGAGCTTTTAGTGGACTCACTAATCGGTACAGAAACTCACCGAGgaataatgatgaagaagtaATTCTTGTAGATGCAGTGCAGCAAGATGGGTCAGAATTAGGGCAGTACCAAACCACGTTCCTGAAGCCCGGGGAGATTGGAGGAGAATACGAGCTTTTGTTTTTCAGGAGGCTTGATGATGAATTCAATAAGGTCATAAGCTTTTATAAATTGAAGGTAGAAGAAATGATGGAGGAGGCAAATGAATTGAGTAAACAGATGGATGCTTTGATTGCTCTTCGAATGAAGGTGCATAATCCGatgatgaaatttgataaagcTGCTTTGGAAAAACTTACGAGCAACAGCAGTACTAGGACAAAATCTGGTAAGGGGGCAAATGCAGCCAATActgcttaatttcattttcctcCTGTCTTTGTGGTTTGTAGCATGTATGGTACATGTAGTAGTTATGAAGTTGGAATTGACTATCTGAATGGGAAtaagctttttttttatttttttattttttaatattgaaaaGTGTTACAACATActtaatagaataattcaaaatACTGTTATCAATTTGAAGGAAGTCTGCATATGAATGTGATTCAAGAAGTTGAGATGAGCGGTGAGAGATATATGGACgatgaaataaaagaaaccgTAGAAACATCTGGTGTCCAAAAGAGGGGCAATGGACGAAAGGTGGTTTCCATACAGGGCTTTAGACCAGCATCATTGGAAGTCTTGGATCACGTAAAGCTCAATATCACGCCTGAAACTCCAGTATCTACTTTGAAAAACATTCTCAATTCGAATGTCGCCTTGTCATTCACCAAGAAAGAGCTGAGGAAAGTAGAAGAACGAATGATAAAGGCTTTTACTGAATTCTATCGAAAGCTGCAACTTCTGAAAAGATACTGGTATCGCGGTTTTCTTCAATTATCATAAGGTTGACATTAATCTGACTTTACCTGACCCTAGTGTTAATGAATGTAACAGCTTCGTGAACCTAATGGCCTTCTCAAAGATCATGAAGAAGTATGACAAGGTCcaaaattttcagtttttagTTCATCGATCTTAAAACTGCACTGCAGATGTTTATTCCCATGCACTAACTTTAATAGCACAGATCGCCTCAAGGAAAGCATCCAAGACTTACATGGAGATGGTGGAAAATTCTTATCTCGGTAGCTCTGATGAGGTCAGTAACAGATCAGGAAATTCAGCTTATGTTCCTAGAATGGATTTTATCACAAATCTTTCCCACTTTTCCATCTTGTGCCTCCACAGGTTTCTAAGCTCATGGAAAGGGTGGAGGTTAACTTCACTGAGCGCTTTGCAAATGGAAATCACAGAAAAGGACTCAGGATTTTAAGACCAAAAACCAAGAGGGAAAAGCATAGGATTACGTTTTCCGCGGGTAAGATGTGCTAGAAGAAGCGAATGTTCTACACACTTCAAATTTGTTTTCAGGAAGTTTGAtgtcaaaaaatacatattagtCATCATCTATGCTTGCCAAAGCATCACTCTACATTACCCCTGTTAAATTATTCAAAAACCTGCAGGTTTCTTCTCTGGCTGCTCACTTGCACTTGTAGCAACCATTGTTGTGCTTGTACGTGCAAGAGATATCCTCAGGAGCCCGGGGCGTGGCCGGTATATGGAAAACATATTTCCTCTTTACACGTAAgtctttttttttccataaaaataaaaaaaaataaaaataaaaaaaaaaaaagaaagaaaagaaaagaaactagATGGTCTGTAGAGGGGAAAAGCTTCTTTTCACCCGCGGTTAGCATGAGAAAATTGTTTATCCATatgattttggttttttatttagtaatttctCGCATAAAGGTTGCGTAATGAAATTATTCAGTATAATAGTGTTGGGGCACCTTTTTGCAGCTTGTTCGGTTTCATTGTCCTGCATATGCTAATGTACTCTGCAAACATATTCTTCTGGAAGCATTATAGAGTCAATTATTCATTCATTTTCGGCTTTAAGCAAGGAACAGAGTTGGATTACAGAGAAGTATTTCTTCTCAGTTCAGGTCTTGCTGTACTGGCATTGGCCTGTGTCATCTCAAATCTAGATATGGACATGGATCCAGGAGCAAGTATCTTCGGAGCCTTAA
This is a stretch of genomic DNA from Carya illinoinensis cultivar Pawnee chromosome 3, C.illinoinensisPawnee_v1, whole genome shotgun sequence. It encodes these proteins:
- the LOC122302439 gene encoding transmembrane emp24 domain-containing protein p24delta7-like; the protein is MCGLVMNLHDLIVRRIGILIIFTMSAESMRFDLKSGATKCISEDIKGNAMTVGKYHVVYSNTESFPVPDTHKINVRVNSPHGHSYHYENRVESGNFAFTGVETGDYIACFWTPDHKPPVTVVVDFDWKTGIAAKDWSNVAKKGQIEEMELELKKLYETVSSIHDEMFYLRDREEEMQQLNRATNSKMATFSFLSLVVCLSVAGLQLWHLKTFFQRKKVI
- the LOC122302434 gene encoding phosphate transporter PHO1 homolog 9-like isoform X2, with protein sequence MKFGKEFESQMVQEWQKAYMDYNGLKTVLKDILRFKQRNASTPVASTPRRSLKRRMSLYRAFSGLTNRYRNSPRNNDEEVILVDAVQQDGSELGQYQTTFLKPGEIGGEYELLFFRRLDDEFNKVISFYKLKVEEMMEEANELSKQMDALIALRMKVHNPMMKFDKAALEKLTSNSSTRTKSGSLHMNVIQEVEMSGERYMDDEIKETVETSGVQKRGNGRKVVSIQGFRPASLEVLDHVKLNITPETPVSTLKNILNSNVALSFTKKELRKVEERMIKAFTEFYRKLQLLKRYCFVNLMAFSKIMKKYDKIASRKASKTYMEMVENSYLGSSDEVSKLMERVEVNFTERFANGNHRKGLRILRPKTKREKHRITFSAGFFSGCSLALVATIVVLVRARDILRSPGRGRYMENIFPLYTLFGFIVLHMLMYSANIFFWKHYRVNYSFIFGFKQGTELDYREVFLLSSGLAVLALACVISNLDMDMDPGASIFGALTELVPLGLLTVVILITICPLNIIYRSSRFFLLRCAFRCVCAPLYKVTLPDFFLADQLTSQVPAFRNLQFYVCYYGWGYFRKPSNNRCLESEVSQAFYFAVAIIPYWSRLIQCLRRLVEEKDVKYAFNGLKYFSIVVALVTRTGNELKMGMTTWKIMAAVSSGVATIYATYWDIVIDWGLLRRNSINPWLRDKLLVPNRNVYYVAMVLNVLLRLAWMQSVLGLRETPVLHRYFMLYSIHFN
- the LOC122302434 gene encoding phosphate transporter PHO1 homolog 9-like isoform X3, whose protein sequence is MKFGKEFESQMVQEWQKAYMDYNGLKTVLKDILRFKQRNASTPVASTPRRSLKRRMSLYRAFSGLTNRYRNSPRNNDEEVILVDAVQQDGSELGQYQTTFLKPGEIGGEYELLFFRRLDDEFNKVISFYKLKVEEMMEEANELSKQMDALIALRMKVHNPMMKFDKAALEKLTSNSSTRTKSGSLHMNVIQEVEMSGERYMDDEIKETVETSGVQKRGNGRKVVSIQGFRPASLEVLDHVKLNITPETPVSTLKNILNSNVALSFTKKELRKVEERMIKAFTEFYRKLQLLKRYCFVNLMAFSKIMKKYDKIASRKASKTYMEMVENSYLGSSDEVSKLMERVEVNFTERFANGNHRKGLRILRPKTKREKHRITFSAGFFSGCSLALVATIVVLVRARDILRSPGRGRYMENIFPLYTSGLAVLALACVISNLDMDMDPGASIFGALTELVPLGLLTVVILITICPLNIIYRSSRFFLLRCAFRCVCAPLYKVTLPDFFLADQLTSQVPAFRNLQFYVCYYGWGYFRKPSNNRCLESEVSQAFYFAVAIIPYWSRLIQCLRRLVEEKDVKYAFNGLKYFSIVVALVTRTGNELKMGMTTWKIMAAVSSGVATIYATYWDIVIDWGLLRRNSINPWLRDKLLVPNRNVYYVAMVLNVLLRLAWMQSVLGLRETPVLHRQALIAIVACLEIIRRGIWNFFRLENEHLNNVGKYRAFKSVPLPFNYDNDEDRDH
- the LOC122302434 gene encoding phosphate transporter PHO1 homolog 3-like isoform X1, encoding MKFGKEFESQMVQEWQKAYMDYNGLKTVLKDILRFKQRNASTPVASTPRRSLKRRMSLYRAFSGLTNRYRNSPRNNDEEVILVDAVQQDGSELGQYQTTFLKPGEIGGEYELLFFRRLDDEFNKVISFYKLKVEEMMEEANELSKQMDALIALRMKVHNPMMKFDKAALEKLTSNSSTRTKSGSLHMNVIQEVEMSGERYMDDEIKETVETSGVQKRGNGRKVVSIQGFRPASLEVLDHVKLNITPETPVSTLKNILNSNVALSFTKKELRKVEERMIKAFTEFYRKLQLLKRYCFVNLMAFSKIMKKYDKIASRKASKTYMEMVENSYLGSSDEVSKLMERVEVNFTERFANGNHRKGLRILRPKTKREKHRITFSAGFFSGCSLALVATIVVLVRARDILRSPGRGRYMENIFPLYTLFGFIVLHMLMYSANIFFWKHYRVNYSFIFGFKQGTELDYREVFLLSSGLAVLALACVISNLDMDMDPGASIFGALTELVPLGLLTVVILITICPLNIIYRSSRFFLLRCAFRCVCAPLYKVTLPDFFLADQLTSQVPAFRNLQFYVCYYGWGYFRKPSNNRCLESEVSQAFYFAVAIIPYWSRLIQCLRRLVEEKDVKYAFNGLKYFSIVVALVTRTGNELKMGMTTWKIMAAVSSGVATIYATYWDIVIDWGLLRRNSINPWLRDKLLVPNRNVYYVAMVLNVLLRLAWMQSVLGLRETPVLHRQALIAIVACLEIIRRGIWNFFRLENEHLNNVGKYRAFKSVPLPFNYDNDEDRDH